From a region of the Helianthus annuus cultivar XRQ/B chromosome 5, HanXRQr2.0-SUNRISE, whole genome shotgun sequence genome:
- the LOC110940296 gene encoding aldehyde dehydrogenase family 2 member C4 codes for MDTINTTVNKRKQKGEDMGDVSNGKTNSNSRRIPNIKFTKLFINGDFVDSISGKTFETIDPSSEEVIAKIAEGDKEDIDLAVKAARQAFDHGSWPRMPGCERGKIMNKFADLIDENLEELAALETFDVGKVYSFETNVDIPSISKELRYFAGSADKIHGKTLKLSSEFQGYTLLEPIGVVGLIIPWNFPSAMFVLKCAPALAAGCTMVIKPAEQAPLAALYLAHLAKLAGIPNGVLNVVTGFGDTSGAAVASHMDIDCVSFTGSTEVGRLVMQAAATSNLKTVSLELGGKSPLLIFDDANVNQAADLALLGSLANKGEICVCSSRVFVQEGIYDKLVENLVEKLKTWVVGDPFDPSTHQGPQVDKEQYEKVLSYIDQGKREGASLLIGGKPCGKKGYYIEPTIFENVTDDMLIANDEIFGPVMCLMKFKTIEEAIGRANATKYGLAAGIVTNDLNIANRVSRSIRAGIIWINCYHNFDSGCPIGGYKMSGFGKDHGVEALEKYLQNKAVVTPIYHSPWL; via the exons ATGGATACGATAAACACAACTGTCAACAAAAGAAAGCAAAAGGGAGAGGACATGGGTGACGTAAGTAATGGAAAGACGAACTCCAATTCAAGGAGGATTCCTAACATAAAGTTTACAAAGCTTTTCATCAATGGCGATTTTGTGGATTCCATTTCAG GCAAAACATTTGAGACAATAGACCCGAGCTCAGAAGAAGTGATTGCAAAAATTGCCGAAGGTGATAAAGAGGACATCGACTTGGCGGTGAAAGCTGCACGGCAAGCTTTTGATCACGGTTCATGGCCTCGCATGCCAGGATGT GAGAGGGGTAAAATAATGAACAAATTTGCAGATTTAATCGATGAAAACCTTGAAGAACTAGCGGCATTGGAAACATTTGACGTGGGAAAAGTTTATAGTTTTGAAACCAACGTGGACATTCCAAGTATATCCAAAGAACTACGATATTTTGCTGGTTCTGCTGATAAAATTCATGGTAAAACTTTAAAATTGTCTAGCGAATTTCAAGGATACACTTTGTTGGAACCGATTGGTGTAGTCGGTCTTATAATACCATGGAACTTCCCAAGTGCCATGTTTGTTCTTAAATGTGCACCGGCTCTAGCCGCTGGTTGCACCATGGTCATTAAACCCGCTGAACAAGCACCCCTCGCGGCTCTTTACTTGGCACATTTGGCTAAACTG GCGGGGATCCCAAATGGGGTCCTTAATGTTGTGACCGGATTTGGAGATACATCCGGTGCTGCTGTTGCATCACATATGGACATAGATTGTGTTAGTTTCACCGGGTCAACTGAGGTCGGGCGACTAGTAATGCAGGCTGCGGCTACAAGCAATCTGAAAACCGTTTCTCTTGAACTCGGGGGTAAATCACCTCTCTTGATCTTTGATGATGCTAATGTTAATCAAGCGGCTGATCTTGCACTCCTCGGGAGTCTTGCTAACAAG GGAGAAATTTGTGTATGTAGTTCTCGTGTTTTCGTTCAAGAAGGGATATATGATAAGCTTGTGGAAAACCTGGTCGAGAAGTTGAAAACATGGGTCGTAGGGGATCCGTTTGATCCCTCCACTCATCAAGGACCACAG GTTGATAAGGAACAATATGAGAAAGTACtctcatatattgatcaaggtaAGAGAGAAGGTGCATCATTGCTAATTGGTGGGAAGCCTTGTGGAAAAAAGGGATACTATATTGAACCAACAATCTTCGAAAATGTTACG GATGACATGCTTATTGCAAATGATGAGATATTTGGTCCAGTTATGTGTCTTATGAAGTTCAA AACAATTGAGGAGGCCATTGGAAGAGCGAACGCGACTAAATATGGTTTGGCAGCTGGAATTGTGACTAATGACCTGAACATAGCCAATAGGGTATCTAGGTCAATTCGAGCTGGGATAATTTGGATAAACTGTTACCATAATTTCGACTCCGGGTGCCCAATTGGTGGATACAAAATGAGTGGGTTCGGGAAGGATCATGGTGTTGAAGCCCTTGAAAAGTATCTTCAAAACAAAGCTGTTGTCACACCTATTTACCATTCGCCATGGTTGTAA